Within the Candidatus Eremiobacteraceae bacterium genome, the region CATGCCCGCGCGCGCAGACTCGCCTTCAGTCTCCTACGATCTTGCCATGCCGAAACCCGCGAACCACGTCTTCAAGATCACGATGAACATCACCGGACTTTCTCGCGATCGCACGACGCTGCAAATGCCGATCTGGATTCCAGGCTACTATTCCGACAATCATTACGGCCGCAACGTCCTGACCTTTTCTGCCGCCGATGCCGGCGGCACCGCACTGCCCTGGCGTCAAGACGGCGATACCGCGTGGAACATCGATACGCATGGCATTAGCGCACTCAGCGTCCACTACGATCTGTACGCGGATCGCGTAGCGGACGTTGGTACGCAACTGACCACACAGCGCGCGCTCTTCAATGGGGCCGAAACGTTCATGTACGTCGAAGGGGACGACGGCTACCCGGTCGCCGGGCCGGCGACCCTTACGATCCACAAACCCGCCGGATGGGATATGGCTTCCGGATTGCTGGCGATGCAGACCGCACCGGATGTATACACGGCGCCGTCGTACGACGTGCTCGTCGACTGCCCCACCGACATGACACCGCACCTCCTCGAATCGCGCTTCGTCGTCCAAGGCGTGACGTATCATCTTGTCATCGACGGACCCGGTAACTACGACATTCAGAAGATGACCGACGTGGCGCGTCGGATCATCGGCAGCGAAGTCAAGATGATGGGTCACGCGGGTTATAAGGAATACTGGGCGATCATGTCGACTGTCGGGCCCGGCGGCATGGAACATCTCAACTCCACGTTGTCTGGCATCAACGAGTATGGCTGGGATCAAGCGCGCGATCCCGATGACGCGACCTGGGATACCGGCTCGATGGACGGCTTCGCGTTCGTGCTTGCGCACGAGCATTTCCATTCATGGAACGTCAAGCGCATCAGACCGCAGATCCTCGGACCATTCCGCTACGATCGCGAGGATCACACACGACGCCTCGACGTCGCGGAGGGGTTCACGGAATATTACACCTATATCCATGCGATGCGTTCAGGTTACGCGACGCCCAAGGGGATGTTCGTCAACTTCGCGGACGCGATCGACACTGAGGAGACGTCGCCCGGCCGCAAGATATTCTCGCTCGGAGACCTCTCGTGGAACACGTGGTGGGCTAACGACGCAGCGTGGGTACCGGGCGGCGACTATTACACCGGCGCGGCAGCGATGGCCCTGATGCTCGATCTCAAGATCCGGCACGATACGAACGATGCGCACAGCCTGGACGATGTGCCGCGCTACTTGTTCG harbors:
- a CDS encoding PDZ domain-containing protein, encoding MHIARVIGCIAILGTSFIMPARADSPSVSYDLAMPKPANHVFKITMNITGLSRDRTTLQMPIWIPGYYSDNHYGRNVLTFSAADAGGTALPWRQDGDTAWNIDTHGISALSVHYDLYADRVADVGTQLTTQRALFNGAETFMYVEGDDGYPVAGPATLTIHKPAGWDMASGLLAMQTAPDVYTAPSYDVLVDCPTDMTPHLLESRFVVQGVTYHLVIDGPGNYDIQKMTDVARRIIGSEVKMMGHAGYKEYWAIMSTVGPGGMEHLNSTLSGINEYGWDQARDPDDATWDTGSMDGFAFVLAHEHFHSWNVKRIRPQILGPFRYDREDHTRRLDVAEGFTEYYTYIHAMRSGYATPKGMFVNFADAIDTEETSPGRKIFSLGDLSWNTWWANDAAWVPGGDYYTGAAAMALMLDLKIRHDTNDAHSLDDVPRYLFADWQKKALDQFRSPGGTYTDDELPSIITKATGDADAGALFHTWFDTTTLPDWNTYLAYAGLRLSKTLPKSGAASLGAQWNEIGAPDGLGYEGPGSKLNDGLPSVNPDVVMITSVDPDGPAERAGIEQYDVLQSLDGLAVTKDSLPGLLATYRAGARMKAVVLREGRQVSLDITLGQDVHPKYEIVNRPDASAKERALMADFVVGKPFGQP